In Haladaptatus paucihalophilus DX253, the following proteins share a genomic window:
- a CDS encoding alkaline phosphatase family protein, translating into MDEDWDTLVILDGTRYDTFEENNVLDGKLEFRRSRGSQSSEFIQGNFSGEEVHDTVYVTANPYVTELEDGVFHSVINLLTEWDDELQTVVPETVVDAAMDAFERYPNKRLIVHFMQPHYPFIGEKGRSMNHRGFAPTDDSNLRSDRSIWNELQYDISEDTPAEVKEAYEENLRLVFPHVQRIIDEIPGKTVVSADHGNLLGDRLSPIPVRAYGHPRGLRAPELVKVPWFVVEGETRRDIKSDPPEEEDQSSLDEDMVEDRLQALGYK; encoded by the coding sequence ATGGACGAAGATTGGGATACGCTGGTCATACTCGACGGAACGCGATACGATACCTTCGAGGAAAACAACGTTCTGGACGGAAAACTGGAGTTTCGACGGTCGAGAGGGAGTCAGAGTTCGGAGTTCATCCAAGGGAATTTTTCCGGCGAGGAGGTCCACGATACGGTGTACGTGACCGCAAACCCCTACGTGACGGAGTTGGAGGACGGCGTGTTTCACTCCGTCATCAACCTCCTCACGGAGTGGGACGATGAGCTTCAAACAGTCGTCCCAGAGACGGTCGTCGATGCGGCGATGGACGCCTTCGAGCGGTATCCGAACAAGCGTCTCATCGTCCACTTCATGCAGCCCCATTACCCGTTCATCGGTGAGAAAGGACGGAGTATGAACCACCGAGGATTCGCACCGACCGACGACTCGAACCTCCGAAGCGACCGGTCCATCTGGAACGAACTCCAGTACGACATCTCCGAGGACACGCCCGCCGAGGTAAAAGAGGCCTACGAGGAGAACCTCAGACTGGTGTTCCCACACGTCCAGCGAATCATCGATGAGATTCCGGGGAAGACCGTCGTCAGCGCGGACCACGGGAACCTGCTCGGAGACAGACTATCCCCGATTCCTGTGCGGGCGTACGGACATCCACGCGGCCTCCGCGCTCCCGAACTCGTGAAAGTGCCGTGGTTCGTCGTCGAGGGCGAAACCAGACGGGACATCAAATCGGACCCGCCGGAGGAAGAAGACCAGTCCTCGCTCGACGAGGATATGGTCGAAGACCGGCTACAGGCGCTCGGTTACAAGTAA
- a CDS encoding glycosyltransferase family 4 protein, translating to MTSVCILTTVHTPFDTRIFHKQARTLVDAGYEVELLCHHDEDTTKDGIRITTLGTVDSRVERWSHLVKIYQMAIEADADVYHFHDPELLTVGILLSLRTDSKVVYDVHEDYADAIRVREWIPDEIKPVLARGFPQVQSQLARAMDSIVTADLPTANQFANRGHDSVVTVRNFPRLENVEFGEVDGENDSEYTLSYVGGLDSERGLQRMLKLTHKLRQRDIDVTLRLIGPFQNDDVERKAKSYIRRHDLESAVELLGYVDYEDMFAYLYQSDLGLVLVDTARFERNVPTKMFEYMYAELPVVATKSGSTERYLDSDYSIFVSESLRESDVDAVTELLRDEEKRSEMGDAGRQRVVDEYCWEEEKANLVELYDELTH from the coding sequence GTGACCTCCGTCTGTATCCTCACAACGGTTCATACGCCCTTCGACACCCGTATTTTTCATAAGCAGGCCCGGACGCTCGTCGATGCCGGGTACGAGGTGGAATTGCTCTGCCACCACGACGAAGACACTACGAAGGACGGAATACGGATAACCACACTCGGTACCGTGGATTCCCGAGTCGAGCGATGGTCCCATCTCGTGAAGATATATCAGATGGCGATAGAGGCCGACGCGGACGTCTATCACTTCCACGACCCGGAACTTCTCACGGTCGGAATCCTGCTGAGCCTTCGAACGGATTCGAAGGTCGTCTACGACGTTCACGAGGATTACGCCGATGCGATTCGGGTACGGGAGTGGATACCGGACGAGATAAAGCCCGTTCTCGCTCGCGGATTTCCACAGGTTCAATCGCAGTTGGCGCGAGCGATGGACAGCATCGTGACCGCGGACCTGCCGACCGCGAACCAGTTCGCGAACCGCGGCCACGATTCGGTCGTCACGGTTCGGAACTTCCCACGCCTCGAAAACGTCGAATTCGGGGAGGTGGACGGAGAGAACGATTCGGAATACACCCTCTCGTACGTCGGTGGCCTCGACAGCGAACGCGGCCTCCAGCGGATGTTGAAACTGACGCATAAGCTTCGCCAGCGCGATATCGACGTCACCCTCCGACTCATCGGTCCGTTCCAGAACGACGACGTGGAGCGGAAAGCCAAATCGTACATCCGGCGTCACGACCTCGAATCCGCCGTCGAACTCCTCGGCTACGTCGATTACGAGGACATGTTCGCCTACCTCTACCAGTCGGACCTCGGCCTCGTGCTGGTCGATACGGCGCGATTCGAGCGAAACGTCCCCACGAAGATGTTCGAGTATATGTACGCCGAACTGCCGGTCGTCGCGACGAAAAGCGGCTCGACCGAGCGCTATTTGGATTCGGACTACAGCATCTTCGTCTCCGAATCCCTTCGAGAGTCGGACGTGGATGCAGTCACAGAGCTCCTGCGGGACGAAGAGAAACGAAGCGAGATGGGAGACGCGGGACGCCAAAGAGTCGTCGACGAGTACTGTTGGGAAGAGGAGAAAGCCAATCTCGTGGAGCTGTACGATGAATTAACTCATTAA
- a CDS encoding oligosaccharide flippase family protein, giving the protein MKNNIAKFASIAFVGGIVGRGLRYAINVVIAQGLGTDALGLFAFGMVVMKAGSIPARLGLDTAVQKFIPIYRNDEETSKVSGTALLGLVTPLVIGSGLSLLLYFNRAAISAFTGNRFGSAIQLFIVGIPLFSTMMVASNATKGLKETKYFVYTRDIGQSSVAFLLVAVGAFVLNDLRLTILGYVVSLGVGVLLAVFFLLRRGVISLDVRPQFEFTEIFLVSMPLTVALVTQYLVSWTDILMLGFFVSPARVGWYQAAYQTSMLLLVVLQAASSIFPSLAADLYHNGKKDRLEMVYTVVTKWVSFFTVLGLIFLATYAGPVLQIFGTSTESARLALVILAFGQTTAAMVGPSGYLLIMSGYEKLQMINSVAVCAMNIGLNFLLIRQFGIVGAAAATSSSIATLNVLRLVEVRYLLGIQPYSRRFWKGVIAILVSTIVLVGGRLMGIGSFLGTVLIGAVALGVFGVVVYLLGFENDKVLVEAID; this is encoded by the coding sequence ATGAAGAACAATATCGCTAAATTCGCCTCCATCGCCTTCGTCGGCGGGATTGTCGGTCGAGGTCTTCGATACGCGATAAACGTCGTCATCGCACAGGGCTTGGGAACTGACGCGTTGGGACTGTTCGCGTTCGGAATGGTCGTCATGAAGGCCGGAAGCATTCCTGCCCGCCTCGGACTGGACACGGCGGTACAGAAGTTCATTCCGATATATCGAAACGACGAGGAGACGTCGAAGGTGAGCGGAACCGCACTCCTCGGGTTGGTAACGCCCCTCGTCATCGGGTCGGGTCTCTCGCTGCTACTATATTTCAACCGGGCGGCCATCAGCGCCTTCACGGGCAACCGGTTCGGGTCCGCGATACAGTTGTTCATCGTCGGGATACCGTTGTTCTCGACGATGATGGTCGCGAGCAACGCGACCAAGGGACTCAAGGAGACGAAATATTTCGTTTACACACGCGACATCGGCCAATCGAGCGTCGCGTTTCTCCTCGTGGCGGTCGGTGCGTTCGTCCTCAACGACCTCCGGCTAACTATTCTGGGCTACGTGGTCTCGTTAGGGGTCGGCGTCTTGCTCGCGGTCTTCTTCCTCTTGCGACGCGGCGTCATCTCCCTCGACGTTCGTCCCCAGTTCGAATTCACGGAGATATTCCTCGTCTCCATGCCGCTCACCGTCGCGCTCGTCACGCAGTATCTCGTCTCGTGGACGGACATCCTGATGTTGGGTTTCTTCGTTTCACCCGCGAGAGTCGGGTGGTATCAGGCGGCGTATCAAACGTCGATGTTGCTACTCGTGGTCCTGCAGGCCGCGAGTTCGATATTCCCGTCGCTCGCCGCCGACCTCTATCACAACGGCAAGAAAGATCGGCTGGAAATGGTGTATACGGTCGTCACCAAGTGGGTCTCCTTTTTCACCGTGTTAGGGTTGATATTCCTCGCGACGTATGCCGGGCCGGTACTCCAAATATTCGGAACGTCCACGGAATCGGCTCGTCTCGCCTTGGTCATCTTGGCGTTCGGGCAGACGACAGCGGCGATGGTCGGACCGTCCGGCTACCTGCTCATCATGTCCGGGTACGAAAAGCTCCAGATGATCAATTCCGTGGCCGTCTGTGCGATGAACATCGGCCTGAACTTCCTGCTCATCCGCCAGTTCGGTATCGTCGGCGCGGCCGCCGCGACGAGTAGCTCCATCGCGACGCTCAACGTCCTTCGCCTCGTCGAGGTTCGGTATCTCCTCGGAATTCAGCCGTACTCTCGACGGTTTTGGAAAGGGGTAATCGCCATCCTCGTGAGCACCATCGTGTTGGTCGGCGGCCGTCTGATGGGAATCGGTAGTTTCCTCGGAACCGTCCTTATCGGCGCGGTCGCACTCGGCGTCTTCGGCGTCGTCGTGTATCTGCTCGGCTTCGAGAACGACAAGGTGCTCGTCGAGGCGATAGATTAG
- a CDS encoding O-antigen ligase family protein, translating to MDKVPGNLTAILAVISAIVGGYVLITKTEHPPRSGLVLTVLLGAFICYALLSNLWTPSSEYATSKSLELATVTFWSLGAPALIISKSKRRLRRFLTATVIFSVVIAAISIFQFIVVAGESQLRPFDATYLLVGRVIGIAFLITVAYTLYEASSKMQRRVGIALSALFGFILLVNGARGPLLASIGAGLWLGIGYFDLSKSPRELARTDLVKKIGAVVLVGAIVFVVLLYLDELPNTIQRIVATLSGKSTGSVEGRVDYYLASIPMWLSAPAFGHGIGSWPILYGMGDVKYYPHNIVLEILVEFGLFGLLLFGSLFGCAAYLLLAPKRPLHRDPYRILFVALLLFMGFNAFVTSDIPDNRYLFTMLGLTAYCYRATSVRTLKNRNNSHY from the coding sequence TTGGATAAGGTTCCGGGGAATCTGACGGCCATTCTGGCGGTGATTTCAGCTATCGTCGGCGGATACGTGTTGATAACGAAAACGGAACACCCACCGAGAAGCGGACTGGTTCTGACTGTCCTGTTGGGGGCGTTCATCTGCTATGCGTTGTTGAGCAACCTCTGGACCCCGAGCTCCGAGTATGCGACCTCGAAGTCGTTAGAACTCGCCACCGTCACGTTCTGGTCGCTGGGTGCCCCGGCCCTCATCATCTCGAAATCCAAGAGACGGCTACGACGCTTTTTGACCGCCACCGTCATCTTTTCCGTCGTTATCGCGGCGATATCGATCTTCCAATTCATCGTCGTAGCGGGTGAAAGCCAACTCAGACCGTTCGATGCCACGTATCTCCTCGTCGGGAGGGTCATCGGGATTGCGTTCCTCATCACGGTAGCGTACACGCTGTACGAAGCGTCATCGAAGATGCAACGGCGAGTGGGAATCGCCCTCAGTGCTTTGTTCGGATTCATCCTGCTCGTGAACGGCGCGCGTGGTCCGCTTCTTGCCTCCATCGGTGCCGGCCTCTGGCTGGGAATCGGGTATTTCGACCTGTCGAAGTCCCCCCGCGAATTGGCCCGGACGGACCTCGTGAAAAAGATCGGAGCGGTCGTACTGGTGGGAGCTATCGTCTTCGTCGTCCTGCTCTATCTCGACGAACTCCCGAACACCATCCAGCGCATCGTCGCAACGCTCTCCGGCAAAAGCACGGGGTCGGTGGAAGGACGGGTCGACTACTATCTGGCGTCGATACCGATGTGGCTGTCGGCGCCAGCTTTCGGCCACGGCATCGGAAGTTGGCCGATTCTGTACGGGATGGGCGATGTGAAATACTACCCGCACAATATCGTCTTGGAAATCCTCGTCGAATTCGGACTCTTCGGTCTGTTGCTGTTCGGGTCGTTGTTCGGTTGCGCCGCGTACTTGCTACTCGCGCCGAAACGGCCGCTCCATCGCGACCCGTATCGGATTCTGTTCGTCGCGCTACTCCTGTTTATGGGATTCAACGCGTTCGTGACGTCCGATATTCCCGATAATCGCTATCTCTTCACGATGCTCGGACTCACGGCGTACTGCTATCGAGCGACGTCGGTCAGGACGCTGAAAAATAGGAACAACAGCCACTATTGA
- the aglM gene encoding UDP-glucose 6-dehydrogenase AglM, which produces MELSIVGSGYVGTTVAACFADLGHSVTNIDIDEDIVEQLNDGQAPIHEPGLDELVAEHGGDRLTATTDYGAVRETDATFLALPTPSRADGSIDTSIIEAGARSLGEALGSKDDYHLVVVKSTVVPGTTEDVLGSIIEDASNESRGEDFDVAMNPEFLREGSAVEDFLGPDKVVLGTENERANERLSAVFEPLVESSAPAVVETGIREAEMIKYANNAFLATKVSLVNELGNICKEYDVDAYEVMDAIGLDDRIGERFLRSGVGWGGSCFPKDTAALVAAAHEKGYEPSLVEAAIEVNEKQPKRLLELLEDHVPPQGKRIAVLGLAFKPGTDDVRNSRAIPVIEALQNRGATVVAYDPVATENMREHFPDIEYVESATAALDGADGALVVTDWDEFAALDDEFESMTDPVVVDGRRIVERREGITYEGLTW; this is translated from the coding sequence ATGGAACTTAGCATCGTCGGGAGTGGCTACGTGGGAACGACCGTCGCCGCCTGTTTCGCCGACCTCGGACACTCGGTCACCAACATCGACATCGACGAGGACATCGTGGAACAACTCAACGACGGTCAGGCACCCATCCACGAACCCGGATTGGACGAACTCGTCGCCGAACACGGAGGAGACCGACTCACGGCGACGACCGACTACGGTGCAGTCCGCGAGACGGATGCGACGTTCCTCGCATTGCCGACCCCTTCCCGCGCGGACGGTAGTATCGACACGTCGATAATCGAGGCGGGAGCCCGTTCGCTCGGCGAGGCCTTGGGGTCGAAGGACGACTACCACCTCGTCGTCGTCAAGAGCACGGTCGTTCCGGGAACGACAGAGGACGTCCTCGGGTCCATCATCGAAGACGCGTCGAACGAGAGCCGAGGGGAGGATTTCGACGTGGCGATGAACCCAGAGTTCCTCCGTGAAGGAAGCGCGGTCGAGGATTTCCTCGGACCGGACAAGGTGGTTCTGGGAACGGAGAACGAGCGCGCGAACGAACGGCTGTCGGCAGTTTTCGAACCGCTCGTCGAGTCGTCCGCTCCCGCTGTCGTCGAAACCGGCATCCGCGAGGCGGAGATGATAAAGTACGCGAACAACGCGTTCCTCGCGACGAAGGTCAGCCTCGTCAACGAACTCGGAAATATCTGCAAAGAGTACGACGTGGACGCCTACGAGGTCATGGACGCCATCGGTCTCGACGACCGTATCGGCGAGCGATTCCTTCGCAGCGGCGTCGGCTGGGGCGGCAGCTGCTTCCCGAAGGATACGGCCGCGTTGGTCGCCGCCGCACACGAGAAGGGGTACGAACCGTCGCTCGTCGAAGCCGCCATCGAAGTGAACGAAAAACAACCGAAACGGTTGCTCGAACTACTCGAAGACCACGTTCCGCCTCAGGGCAAGCGCATCGCGGTACTCGGACTCGCGTTCAAGCCGGGAACCGACGACGTTCGCAACTCCCGGGCGATTCCGGTCATCGAAGCGCTCCAAAACCGTGGTGCGACCGTCGTGGCCTACGACCCTGTCGCGACCGAAAACATGCGTGAGCATTTCCCCGATATCGAGTACGTCGAATCCGCCACAGCGGCGCTCGATGGCGCGGACGGGGCGCTCGTCGTGACGGATTGGGACGAGTTCGCCGCGTTGGACGACGAATTCGAATCGATGACGGACCCGGTCGTCGTGGACGGGCGTCGAATCGTCGAACGACGTGAGGGAATCACGTACGAAGGGCTCACGTGGTGA
- the aglF gene encoding UTP--glucose-1-phosphate uridylyltransferase AglF → MKAVVLAAGKGTRLRPLTDDKPKGLVEVNGKPIVTHCFEQLAELGAEEFIVVVGYRKEDIISYYDDEFDGIPITYTHQREQKGLAHALLTVEEHIDDDFMLILGDNIFQANLEDVVRRQQEDRADAAFLTEEVPYEDASRFGVCDTNDYGEITNVVEKPEDPPSNLVMTGFYTFTPAIFHACHLVQPSNRGEYEISEAIDLLIRSGRTIDAIRMDGWRIDVGYPEDRDEAEERLTDEEVASPSA, encoded by the coding sequence ATGAAAGCTGTAGTCCTGGCGGCTGGCAAAGGTACCCGCCTCCGACCGCTCACCGACGACAAGCCGAAAGGATTGGTCGAAGTGAACGGCAAGCCCATCGTCACCCACTGCTTCGAGCAACTCGCCGAACTCGGCGCGGAGGAGTTCATCGTCGTCGTCGGCTATCGCAAAGAAGACATCATCAGCTACTACGACGACGAGTTCGACGGGATTCCCATCACGTACACGCATCAGCGGGAACAGAAGGGACTCGCACACGCGCTGTTGACCGTCGAGGAGCACATCGACGACGACTTCATGCTGATTCTGGGCGACAACATCTTCCAGGCGAATCTCGAAGATGTGGTTCGTCGCCAGCAGGAGGACCGCGCGGACGCCGCGTTCCTTACCGAGGAGGTGCCGTACGAGGATGCCAGCCGGTTCGGAGTCTGTGACACTAACGACTACGGCGAAATCACGAACGTCGTCGAAAAGCCGGAGGACCCACCGTCGAACCTGGTGATGACCGGGTTCTACACGTTCACGCCCGCTATTTTCCACGCCTGCCATCTCGTGCAGCCCTCGAACCGCGGCGAGTACGAGATCAGCGAGGCCATCGACCTCCTCATCAGAAGCGGTCGTACCATCGACGCGATTCGCATGGACGGCTGGCGCATCGACGTCGGCTATCCCGAGGACCGCGACGAGGCGGAAGAGCGGCTCACGGACGAAGAAGTGGCCAGCCCGTCCGCATAA
- a CDS encoding NAD-dependent epimerase/dehydratase family protein, translating to MVQTPVSKTVLVTGGAGFVGSHLVDALVQENDVRILDDLSTGKRSNVNEEATLIEGDIRDSETLDRATENVDLIFHEAGVVSVQQSVEEPMRANEVNLDATLALLERARDLDARVVLASSCAIYGQPTEVPISEDESFSPSSPYGLQKSALDHYALLYEELYGLETVALRYFNIYGPRQSSGDYSGVISIFKRQATNGDPITVDGDGEQTRDFVHVDDIVRANLLAATTEHVGEAYNIGTGDSVTIRELAETIRDVSASSSDIVHTDPRPGDIDESEADISKATEKLGYEPTIPLDEGLSSLL from the coding sequence ATGGTCCAAACACCAGTCTCCAAAACGGTCCTCGTCACCGGCGGTGCGGGATTCGTCGGCAGCCACCTCGTCGATGCGCTCGTTCAGGAGAACGACGTTCGTATCCTCGACGACTTGAGCACCGGAAAGCGCTCCAACGTAAACGAAGAGGCGACGCTCATCGAAGGCGATATCCGCGACTCCGAGACCCTCGACCGCGCGACCGAAAACGTCGATCTGATATTCCACGAAGCAGGTGTCGTGAGCGTCCAACAATCCGTTGAGGAGCCGATGCGCGCGAACGAAGTGAATCTCGACGCGACGCTTGCCTTGCTCGAACGAGCGCGAGACCTCGACGCCCGCGTCGTCCTGGCGTCGAGTTGTGCGATTTACGGACAGCCGACCGAAGTTCCGATTTCTGAAGACGAGTCGTTTTCGCCGTCGTCCCCGTACGGCTTACAGAAGTCCGCGCTCGACCACTACGCTCTCCTCTACGAGGAACTGTATGGGTTGGAAACCGTCGCTCTCCGGTATTTCAACATCTACGGGCCGCGACAGTCGAGCGGCGATTACAGCGGCGTCATCAGCATCTTCAAACGCCAAGCGACGAACGGCGACCCGATAACCGTAGACGGCGACGGCGAGCAGACGCGTGATTTCGTCCACGTCGACGATATCGTCCGGGCCAATCTACTGGCCGCGACGACGGAACACGTCGGCGAAGCGTACAACATCGGTACCGGCGACAGCGTTACGATACGCGAACTCGCCGAGACGATCCGTGACGTTTCGGCGTCGTCGTCCGATATCGTTCACACGGACCCGCGTCCGGGGGACATCGACGAAAGCGAGGCCGACATCTCGAAAGCCACGGAGAAGTTAGGCTACGAACCAACGATTCCGTTGGACGAGGGGCTTTCGTCCTTATTGTGA
- a CDS encoding AI-2E family transporter, translating into MNFDPTQNRERVAWWLIFGVLGLIIAFILYSYVGTIVLGLFVYYATRPIYRRLSHRIQPRSLAAGLALGVLAFPGILLIAYTVFVGIQQLSELAGIDLRQYESSLGPYLQTILGQQNPQDAINQILSNPQQLTQYLNPQTASGVVTSAGGYLGAAASGLIHVFIALIIAFYLLRDDQKLAGWFSSQISGENSATHAYLTEVDTDLETIYFGNILNAFVVAIVAAITYTALDSIAPPEVGIPAAVLLGLLTGLGSLIPVVGMKIVYVPIGLYLAGRSLVTAPQSIWFPIVFLLVAAVIVDGVTELLLRPYISGRNLHVGLVLFAYILGPLLFGWYGLFLGPLLLVLLVHSARIILPDLLHGRELTPFATAADPIPDSNEKTSEDTTASDTVDTEPSETDSSTESPDGGE; encoded by the coding sequence ATGAACTTCGACCCCACACAGAATCGTGAACGGGTCGCCTGGTGGCTCATCTTCGGTGTACTCGGCTTGATTATCGCGTTTATCCTTTACTCGTACGTCGGAACGATCGTCCTCGGACTGTTCGTCTACTACGCGACGCGGCCGATTTACCGAAGGTTGAGCCATCGGATACAACCACGTAGCCTTGCGGCAGGGCTTGCGTTGGGAGTGCTTGCGTTCCCCGGCATTCTCCTCATCGCGTACACGGTATTCGTGGGTATCCAGCAATTGAGCGAACTCGCAGGAATCGATCTCCGGCAGTACGAGTCCTCGTTGGGGCCGTACCTACAAACTATCCTTGGACAGCAAAATCCCCAAGACGCAATCAATCAAATTCTTTCGAATCCTCAACAACTCACCCAGTATCTCAATCCGCAAACGGCGAGCGGGGTAGTGACGTCGGCCGGTGGCTATCTCGGTGCCGCCGCATCCGGGCTCATACACGTCTTTATCGCGCTCATTATCGCGTTCTATCTCCTCCGGGACGACCAAAAACTCGCTGGCTGGTTTTCATCACAGATCAGCGGGGAGAACAGCGCGACGCACGCTTATTTGACGGAGGTCGACACCGACCTCGAAACGATTTACTTCGGAAACATTCTGAACGCGTTCGTCGTCGCCATCGTTGCAGCCATCACCTACACGGCACTCGATAGCATCGCACCGCCCGAAGTGGGCATTCCCGCAGCGGTCCTCTTGGGACTCTTGACCGGACTCGGCAGTCTGATCCCTGTCGTTGGTATGAAGATCGTGTACGTACCGATTGGCCTCTACCTTGCGGGGCGTTCGCTCGTGACCGCCCCGCAATCGATTTGGTTTCCAATCGTATTTCTCCTGGTTGCCGCGGTCATCGTCGACGGTGTGACCGAACTGCTGTTGCGGCCGTACATCTCCGGTCGGAATCTCCACGTCGGCCTCGTCTTGTTCGCCTACATTCTCGGCCCGCTCCTGTTCGGATGGTACGGATTGTTCCTCGGACCGCTTCTGTTGGTACTGCTCGTTCACAGCGCACGAATCATCCTCCCGGACCTTCTCCACGGCCGGGAGCTAACGCCGTTCGCAACCGCCGCAGACCCGATTCCGGATTCGAATGAGAAAACGAGTGAGGATACAACTGCGTCTGATACAGTCGATACTGAACCATCAGAAACTGACTCATCTACCGAATCGCCCGACGGAGGGGAATGA
- a CDS encoding nuclear transport factor 2 family protein, with translation METDDAEATVRDYYESLRQGEPLYPYFADDDSLVKFGITEQLVGYEAVEEGLREQTRQSKDWTVTSHELRVTQRDRHAWFSDTVEMAWTDTTSGTRREFDSRWSGTLAKRGEDWKFVGMHASAPHQF, from the coding sequence ATGGAAACCGACGATGCTGAAGCTACGGTCCGTGACTACTACGAATCGCTTCGTCAGGGCGAACCGCTCTATCCATATTTCGCGGATGACGACTCGCTGGTCAAGTTCGGAATCACGGAGCAACTCGTCGGGTACGAGGCCGTCGAAGAGGGGTTGCGCGAGCAGACCCGTCAGTCGAAGGACTGGACGGTGACGAGTCACGAACTGCGAGTGACCCAACGCGACCGTCACGCTTGGTTCAGCGACACGGTTGAGATGGCGTGGACGGACACGACGAGTGGAACGCGCCGTGAGTTCGATTCCAGGTGGAGCGGTACGCTTGCAAAGCGGGGGGAAGATTGGAAGTTCGTCGGGATGCACGCGAGCGCTCCGCATCAGTTCTAA
- a CDS encoding aldo/keto reductase yields MDELSKIGLGTYKNTDPEQCSEIVSTALEMGYRHIDTAQAYDNETYVGDGIERADVDRDDVFLATKVWDDTLAYDDVLSSTDESLDRLGVESVDLLYVHWPRDTYDAEETLPAFDELHDEGTIEHVGLSNFTPEQLDEARDTLDAPIFAHQVEMHPLLQQEELHEYAREDDHWLVAYAPIARGEVTEIDEIQTVAEKHDATPHQVSLAWLASKEHVVAIPKTSSEAHLRDNLEARKLELDEEDMATIDAIEREERLIDPDDAPWNR; encoded by the coding sequence ATGGACGAACTATCGAAAATCGGACTCGGAACCTACAAAAATACCGACCCGGAACAGTGTTCGGAAATCGTTTCCACCGCGCTGGAGATGGGATACCGTCACATCGACACCGCACAGGCCTACGATAACGAGACGTACGTCGGCGATGGTATCGAGCGCGCGGACGTCGACCGCGACGACGTGTTCCTGGCGACGAAGGTGTGGGACGATACACTCGCCTACGACGACGTGCTCTCCAGCACGGACGAGAGTCTCGACAGACTCGGCGTCGAGAGCGTGGACTTGTTGTACGTCCACTGGCCGCGCGACACGTACGACGCCGAGGAGACCCTTCCGGCGTTCGACGAACTTCACGACGAGGGGACGATCGAGCACGTCGGCCTGAGTAACTTCACGCCGGAACAACTCGACGAGGCGCGCGACACGCTCGACGCGCCGATATTCGCCCATCAGGTCGAGATGCATCCCCTGCTCCAGCAGGAGGAACTCCACGAGTACGCCCGCGAGGACGACCACTGGCTCGTCGCCTACGCGCCGATAGCGCGCGGGGAGGTGACCGAAATCGACGAGATTCAGACGGTCGCGGAGAAACACGACGCGACGCCCCATCAGGTATCGTTGGCGTGGCTAGCCTCGAAGGAGCACGTCGTTGCCATCCCGAAGACGTCGAGCGAGGCGCACCTCCGGGACAACCTCGAAGCACGGAAACTGGAGTTGGACGAGGAGGACATGGCAACGATAGACGCCATCGAACGTGAAGAGCGTCTCATCGACCCAGACGACGCGCCGTGGAATCGGTAA
- a CDS encoding helix-turn-helix domain-containing protein translates to MTFISHVTVHHPDLALAPTIKSVSNVAIKVVPTTGTDPETGMFFFLVETDDGNFEPFEVALGDDSTVDRWEMVADHGDTRIYRLCYTPGTKLVTPKTTEVGGMMLEARSVRQGWLLRVQLPDRKSLSKLWSYCREEGISFELDRLYQQESLTADGKSLTEAQRKALLTAFEEGYFEEPRQTSHEALAEQLDISSTAVGGRIRRGTSRLIETTLVQDE, encoded by the coding sequence ATGACGTTTATTTCGCACGTCACGGTTCATCACCCGGACCTCGCGCTGGCACCCACGATAAAGTCGGTATCGAACGTCGCTATCAAAGTCGTCCCGACGACGGGAACCGACCCGGAGACGGGGATGTTTTTCTTTCTCGTCGAGACCGACGACGGGAATTTCGAGCCGTTCGAGGTTGCATTGGGGGACGATTCGACGGTCGACCGATGGGAGATGGTCGCCGACCACGGGGACACCCGTATCTATCGTCTCTGTTATACGCCCGGCACGAAACTGGTCACGCCGAAAACAACCGAAGTCGGTGGGATGATGCTCGAAGCGCGGTCGGTGAGACAGGGGTGGCTCCTCCGCGTCCAATTGCCCGACCGAAAGTCGCTGTCGAAACTGTGGAGCTACTGCCGGGAGGAAGGCATCTCGTTCGAACTCGACCGGCTGTACCAACAGGAGAGCCTCACCGCCGACGGAAAATCGCTGACCGAGGCCCAACGAAAGGCCCTGCTGACCGCGTTCGAGGAGGGGTATTTCGAGGAACCGCGACAGACCTCGCACGAAGCGCTCGCCGAACAGTTGGACATCTCCTCGACGGCGGTCGGCGGCCGAATCAGGCGCGGAACGTCGCGGCTCATCGAGACGACGCTCGTGCAGGACGAGTAG